A genomic region of Streptomyces diastaticus subsp. diastaticus contains the following coding sequences:
- a CDS encoding inositol monophosphatase family protein, translated as MTDPNTGLLGLALEAARRAGDFLRDGRPADLAVAATKTSAIDVVTEMDIASEKMITGFLADRRPEDGFLGEEGASTEGTSGVRWIIDPLDGTVNYLYGRPAWAVSIAAERDGVTVVGVVHAPMRGETCRAVLGGGAHLDDRPLHVNAAPALDRALVGTGFGYLADRKAHQAAVAARIIPEVRDIRRGGSAAIDLCDVATGRLDAYYERGLNPWDYAAGELIAREAGALTGGRPGAPASTELAVAAPPGLFEPLQERLEAYGAWHDGTLG; from the coding sequence GTGACCGACCCCAACACCGGACTGCTCGGCCTCGCCCTGGAGGCGGCCCGCCGCGCCGGGGACTTCCTGCGCGACGGCCGGCCCGCCGACCTCGCGGTGGCCGCCACCAAGACCAGCGCCATCGACGTGGTCACCGAGATGGACATCGCCTCCGAGAAGATGATCACCGGCTTCCTCGCCGACCGCCGGCCCGAGGACGGCTTCCTCGGCGAGGAGGGTGCCAGCACCGAGGGCACCAGCGGCGTGAGGTGGATCATCGACCCGCTCGACGGCACGGTGAACTACCTGTACGGCCGCCCGGCCTGGGCCGTCTCCATCGCCGCCGAACGCGACGGGGTGACCGTCGTCGGCGTCGTCCACGCGCCGATGCGCGGCGAGACCTGCCGCGCCGTCCTCGGTGGCGGCGCTCACCTGGACGACCGCCCCCTGCACGTCAATGCCGCGCCCGCGCTGGACCGCGCCCTGGTCGGCACCGGTTTCGGCTACCTCGCCGACCGCAAGGCCCACCAGGCCGCCGTCGCCGCCCGGATCATCCCCGAGGTCCGCGACATCCGCCGGGGCGGCTCCGCCGCGATCGACCTGTGCGACGTCGCCACCGGCCGCCTCGACGCGTACTACGAGCGGGGCCTCAACCCCTGGGACTACGCGGCCGGCGAGCTGATCGCGCGCGAGGCCGGCGCCCTGACCGGCGGACGCCCCGGCGCGCCCGCCTCCACGGAGCTGGCGGTGGCCGCCCCGCCCGGTCTCTTCGAGCCGCTCCAGGAGCGGCTGGAGGCGTACGGGGCGTGGCACGACGGGACGCTCGGCTGA
- a CDS encoding PaaI family thioesterase, translating into MSGRTPALTPPDSALAPVRHPDAPAPGEPIGSHYEHCFGCGGEQPHGLHLAAKAGEGVSVTAEFLVRPEHQGAPGLAHGGLLATALDDTLGALNWLLRVISVTGRLETDYLRPVPVGSVLHLSAEVTAVDGRKIYATAEGRLNAPDGPVAVRADALFVEVKVEHFTENGRPEEIRAAMDDPDQIRRVRAFEVNP; encoded by the coding sequence GTGAGTGGACGAACACCTGCCCTGACGCCCCCCGACAGCGCCCTCGCGCCGGTACGGCACCCCGATGCCCCGGCGCCCGGCGAGCCCATCGGTTCGCACTACGAGCACTGTTTCGGCTGCGGCGGCGAACAGCCGCACGGCCTGCACCTCGCCGCCAAGGCGGGCGAGGGCGTCTCGGTGACCGCCGAGTTCCTGGTCCGCCCCGAGCACCAGGGCGCCCCCGGACTCGCCCACGGCGGCCTGCTCGCCACCGCGCTCGACGACACGCTGGGCGCCCTCAACTGGCTGCTGCGGGTCATCTCGGTCACCGGCCGCCTGGAGACCGACTACCTGCGCCCCGTGCCGGTCGGCTCCGTGCTGCACCTGTCCGCCGAGGTGACCGCCGTCGACGGACGCAAGATCTACGCCACCGCCGAGGGCCGGCTGAACGCCCCCGACGGGCCGGTCGCGGTCCGTGCCGACGCGCTCTTCGTCGAGGTCAAGGTGGAGCACTTCACCGAGAACGGTCGCCCCGAGGAGATCCGGGCGGCCATGGACGACCCCGACCAGATCCGCCGCGTCCGCGCCTTCGAGGTGAACCCGTGA
- the dut gene encoding dUTP diphosphatase gives MTRTPLDLRVRRLDPEVPLPAYGNPGDAGADLCTTEAAVLAPGERAVLPTGIAIALPEGYAAFVHPRSGLAARLGLALVNAPGTIDAGYRGEIKVIVVNLDPREKARFERFDRIAQLVVQQVETVRFHEVSELPGSVRAEGGFGSTGGHSAVGGGEGGNHYASVVSDREGQ, from the coding sequence GTGACCCGCACCCCCCTCGACCTGCGCGTGCGGCGGCTGGACCCCGAGGTCCCGCTGCCCGCGTACGGCAACCCCGGCGACGCCGGCGCCGACCTGTGCACCACCGAGGCGGCCGTGCTCGCCCCGGGGGAGCGGGCCGTGCTGCCCACCGGGATCGCGATCGCGCTGCCCGAGGGGTACGCCGCCTTCGTCCACCCCCGTTCGGGCCTGGCGGCCCGCCTGGGTCTGGCGCTGGTGAATGCCCCGGGGACGATTGATGCCGGGTACCGTGGGGAGATCAAGGTGATCGTGGTCAACCTCGACCCGCGCGAGAAGGCGCGGTTCGAGCGCTTCGACCGGATCGCCCAACTGGTCGTCCAGCAGGTCGAGACGGTGCGCTTTCACGAAGTGTCGGAGCTTCCCGGCTCGGTGCGGGCCGAAGGGGGCTTCGGGTCCACCGGCGGACATTCCGCCGTGGGCGGCGGCGAGGGTGGGAACCACTACGCTTCGGTCGTATCCGACCGGGAAGGACAGTGA
- a CDS encoding response regulator transcription factor: protein MRVLVVEDEQLLADAVATGLRREAMAVDVVYDGAAALERVGVNDYDVIVLDRDLPLVHGDDVCRKVVELQMPTRVLMLTASGDVSDRVEGLEIGADDYLPKPFAFTELIARVRALGRRTSVPLPPVLERAGIKLDPNRREVFRDGREIQLAPKEFAVLEVLLRSEGAVVSAEQLLEKAWDENTDPFTNVVRVTVMTLRRKLGEPAVIVTVPGSGYRI from the coding sequence GTGCGTGTACTCGTCGTCGAGGACGAGCAGCTGCTCGCCGATGCGGTGGCCACCGGACTGCGCCGGGAGGCCATGGCCGTCGACGTCGTGTACGACGGGGCCGCCGCGCTGGAGCGTGTCGGCGTCAACGACTACGACGTGATCGTCCTCGACCGGGACCTCCCGCTGGTCCACGGCGACGACGTCTGCCGCAAGGTGGTCGAGCTCCAGATGCCCACCAGGGTCCTGATGCTCACCGCCTCCGGCGACGTCAGCGACCGCGTCGAGGGCCTGGAGATCGGCGCCGACGACTACCTCCCGAAGCCCTTCGCCTTCACCGAGCTGATCGCCCGGGTCCGGGCGCTGGGACGGCGCACCAGCGTCCCGCTGCCGCCGGTCCTGGAGCGCGCCGGGATCAAGCTCGACCCCAACCGCCGCGAGGTCTTCCGCGACGGCCGCGAGATCCAGCTCGCCCCGAAGGAGTTCGCCGTCCTGGAGGTGCTGCTGCGCAGCGAGGGCGCCGTCGTCTCCGCCGAGCAGCTGCTGGAGAAGGCCTGGGACGAGAACACCGATCCGTTCACCAACGTCGTCCGGGTCACCGTGATGACGCTCCGCCGCAAGCTGGGCGAGCCCGCGGTCATCGTGACCGTGCCCGGCTCGGGCTACCGGATCTGA
- a CDS encoding sensor histidine kinase: MAASPAPPPAPPRTPPAPPRPTWDPRRPPQQAWLRPTIRIRLTLLYGGMFLIAGILLLSIIYLLAAQAVHVSNELPFQVTKGTFTIYSDACPALSGRRFTSSGAFNDAMKLCIDHQRQQALDDLLSRSLLALVGLSVIAFAFGYAMAGRVLAPLGRITRTARSVAGSDLSRRIELDGPDDELKELADTFDDMLDRLQRAFTAQQRFVANASHELRTPLAINRTLLEVQLSDPGAPPELQQLGKTLLATNERSEQLVEGLLLLARSDNQIVERKPVDLGEVATRAVEQVRGEAEQRDVELRPRIAEAVVQGNGVLLERIALNLTQNAVRYNLPPGEGGWVEVSTELQHGQAVLVVTNTGPVVPAYETDQLFEPFRRLRTERTGSDKGVGLGLSIVRSVTRAHGGRITAEPREGGGLVMRVTLPL, from the coding sequence GTGGCCGCGAGCCCGGCGCCGCCCCCCGCGCCCCCCAGGACACCCCCCGCGCCGCCCAGGCCCACCTGGGACCCCCGCCGCCCGCCGCAGCAGGCGTGGCTGCGGCCGACCATCCGGATACGGCTCACCCTGCTCTACGGCGGGATGTTCCTCATCGCCGGCATCCTGCTGCTGTCGATCATCTACCTGCTCGCCGCCCAGGCCGTCCACGTCAGCAACGAGCTGCCGTTCCAGGTCACCAAGGGCACGTTCACGATCTACAGCGACGCCTGCCCGGCCCTCTCCGGGCGCCGCTTCACCAGCTCCGGTGCCTTCAACGACGCGATGAAGCTCTGCATCGACCACCAGCGCCAGCAGGCACTGGACGACCTGCTGAGCCGTTCGCTGCTGGCCCTGGTCGGCCTCAGCGTGATCGCCTTCGCCTTCGGCTACGCCATGGCCGGGCGGGTCCTCGCCCCGCTGGGCCGGATCACCCGGACCGCGCGCAGCGTGGCCGGTTCCGACCTCTCCCGCCGGATCGAGCTGGACGGTCCGGACGACGAGCTGAAGGAGCTGGCCGACACCTTCGACGACATGCTGGACCGCCTGCAGCGGGCCTTCACCGCCCAGCAGCGGTTCGTCGCCAACGCCTCGCACGAGCTGCGCACCCCGCTGGCGATCAACCGCACCCTGCTGGAGGTGCAGCTCTCCGACCCGGGCGCGCCCCCCGAGCTCCAGCAGCTCGGCAAGACCCTGCTCGCCACCAACGAGCGGAGCGAGCAGCTGGTCGAGGGCCTGCTGCTGCTGGCCCGCAGCGACAACCAGATCGTCGAGCGCAAGCCGGTGGACCTCGGCGAGGTCGCCACCCGCGCCGTCGAGCAGGTGCGCGGTGAGGCCGAGCAGCGGGACGTGGAACTGCGTCCGCGCATCGCCGAGGCGGTCGTGCAGGGCAACGGCGTCCTGCTGGAACGGATCGCCCTGAACCTCACGCAGAACGCCGTCCGCTACAACCTCCCGCCCGGGGAGGGCGGCTGGGTGGAGGTCTCCACCGAGCTCCAGCACGGGCAGGCGGTGCTGGTCGTGACCAACACCGGGCCGGTCGTCCCCGCGTACGAGACCGATCAGCTCTTCGAGCCGTTCCGGCGGCTGCGGACCGAGCGGACCGGCAGCGACAAGGGGGTCGGGCTCGGCCTGTCGATCGTCCGGTCGGTGACCCGGGCGCACGGCGGGCGCATCACCGCGGAGCCGAGGGAAGGCGGAGGACTCGTGATGCGTGTCACACTTCCCTTGTGA
- the sepH gene encoding septation protein SepH — protein MPELRVVAVSNDGTRLVLKAADSTEYTLPIDERLRAAVRGDRPRLGQIEIEVESHLRPRDIQARIRAGASAEEVASLAGIPVDRVRRFEGPVLAERAFMAERARKTPVRRPGENTGPQLGEAVRERLLLRGADRDTVQWDSWRRDDGTWEVLLVYGVAGERHSASWSYDPPRRLVQAVDDEARSLIGESDDASAPEPSFPFVPRIARLPRERPERPERGPHTTEPETEDLPATAEQGGRDSLTSLLEAVPSFRGDLVVPERPAAERPLEEPEQEQEAEEPPAPAASAGSAYADVLMPRAVAAHRDRLIGSTDRQAEADGVRPGRRAAVPSWDEIVFGTRRKNKE, from the coding sequence ATGCCCGAACTGCGTGTCGTGGCCGTCAGCAACGACGGCACACGGCTGGTGCTCAAAGCTGCGGACAGTACGGAGTACACGCTTCCGATCGATGAGCGGCTCCGGGCCGCCGTCCGCGGTGACCGGCCTCGTCTCGGCCAGATCGAGATCGAGGTCGAGAGCCACCTGCGCCCGCGCGACATCCAGGCGCGGATAAGGGCCGGTGCCTCCGCCGAGGAGGTCGCCTCGCTCGCCGGAATCCCCGTGGACCGCGTCCGCCGCTTCGAGGGCCCCGTCCTCGCCGAGCGCGCCTTCATGGCCGAACGCGCCCGCAAGACACCCGTGCGCCGCCCCGGCGAGAACACCGGCCCCCAGCTCGGCGAGGCCGTCCGCGAGCGTCTGCTGCTGCGCGGCGCCGACCGCGACACCGTGCAGTGGGACTCCTGGCGCCGTGACGACGGCACCTGGGAGGTGCTGCTGGTCTACGGCGTCGCCGGTGAACGCCACTCGGCGAGCTGGAGCTACGACCCGCCGCGCCGCCTGGTCCAGGCGGTGGACGACGAGGCGCGCTCGCTGATCGGCGAGTCCGACGACGCCTCGGCGCCCGAACCCAGCTTCCCCTTCGTGCCGCGCATCGCCCGGCTGCCGAGGGAGCGGCCGGAGCGGCCCGAGCGCGGCCCGCACACCACCGAGCCGGAGACCGAGGACCTGCCCGCCACCGCCGAGCAGGGCGGCCGGGACTCGCTGACCAGTCTGCTGGAGGCGGTGCCGAGCTTCCGCGGCGACCTGGTCGTGCCGGAGCGGCCGGCCGCCGAGCGTCCGCTGGAGGAGCCCGAGCAGGAGCAGGAGGCCGAGGAGCCGCCCGCCCCCGCCGCCTCGGCCGGTTCGGCCTACGCGGACGTGCTGATGCCGCGGGCCGTGGCGGCCCATCGCGACCGGCTGATCGGCTCCACCGACCGGCAGGCGGAGGCGGACGGCGTCCGGCCGGGCCGCCGGGCGGCTGTTCCGAGCTGGGACGAGATCGTCTTCGGGACCCGGCGCAAGAACAAGGAGTAG
- a CDS encoding MFS transporter, with amino-acid sequence MPSPYRAIFSAPGSRGFSAAGFVGRLPLSMMGIGIVTMISQLTGRYGLAGALSATVALSAALIGPQISRLVDLHGQRRVLRPATLVALTAVTGLLLSAQFSLPDWSLFLFAAGIGAVPSIGSMVRARWAALYRDQPRQLHTAYSFESVIDEACFIFGPIVSIGLSTTWFPEAGPLLAAVFLATGVFSLTAQRATEPVPHPREHHTKGSALRAGGLQVLVGTFVATGAIFGAVDVVTVAFAEEQGHKGAASLVLATYAAGSCLAGVVFGLLHFGGAPARRWLLGVVAMGVSMIPLQLVGNLPFLAVALFVAGLCIAPTMITTMALVEQHVPRAKLTEGMTWVSTGLAVGVALGSSVSGWVIDAAGARAGYWVPAAAGAAAVLVGFLGYRRLSSPAPQREGPDGRAADAGQHQDGEPGTHPERDLA; translated from the coding sequence TTGCCCAGCCCCTACCGCGCCATCTTCTCCGCCCCGGGCAGCAGGGGTTTCTCCGCCGCCGGATTCGTGGGCCGGCTGCCGCTGTCCATGATGGGCATCGGGATCGTCACGATGATCTCGCAGCTCACCGGCAGGTACGGGCTGGCCGGCGCGCTGTCGGCGACGGTGGCGCTGTCGGCCGCGCTGATCGGCCCGCAGATCTCGCGCCTGGTCGACCTGCACGGTCAGCGCCGGGTGCTGCGGCCGGCCACCCTGGTGGCGCTGACGGCGGTGACGGGGCTGCTGCTCTCGGCGCAGTTCTCCCTGCCGGACTGGTCACTCTTCCTCTTCGCGGCGGGGATCGGGGCGGTGCCCTCCATCGGCTCGATGGTCCGCGCCCGCTGGGCGGCGCTCTACCGGGACCAGCCGCGCCAGCTGCACACCGCCTACTCCTTCGAGTCGGTGATCGACGAGGCGTGCTTCATCTTCGGCCCGATCGTCTCCATCGGCCTGTCGACCACCTGGTTCCCGGAGGCGGGTCCGCTGCTGGCCGCGGTCTTCCTGGCGACGGGCGTCTTCTCGCTCACCGCGCAGCGCGCCACCGAACCGGTCCCCCACCCGCGAGAGCACCACACCAAGGGGTCCGCGCTGCGCGCCGGGGGGCTCCAGGTACTGGTCGGCACCTTCGTGGCGACCGGCGCGATCTTCGGCGCCGTCGACGTGGTCACGGTGGCGTTCGCCGAGGAACAGGGTCACAAGGGCGCGGCCAGCCTGGTGCTGGCCACGTACGCCGCCGGGTCCTGTCTGGCGGGTGTCGTCTTCGGTCTGCTGCACTTCGGCGGGGCGCCGGCCCGCAGGTGGCTGCTGGGGGTCGTCGCGATGGGCGTGAGTATGATCCCCCTCCAACTGGTCGGGAACCTGCCGTTTCTGGCCGTGGCACTGTTCGTGGCGGGCCTGTGCATCGCACCGACGATGATCACGACGATGGCCCTCGTCGAGCAGCACGTGCCCCGCGCGAAGCTGACCGAAGGCATGACCTGGGTGAGTACGGGTCTGGCGGTCGGCGTCGCTCTCGGCTCGTCGGTCTCCGGCTGGGTGATCGACGCGGCGGGGGCGAGGGCGGGGTACTGGGTTCCGGCGGCCGCCGGGGCCGCCGCGGTCCTCGTCGGGTTCCTGGGGTACCGCCGGCTGAGCAGCCCGGCGCCGCAGCGGGAGGGACCTGATGGACGAGCAGCAGACGCAGGGCAGCACCAGGACGGCGAGCCCGGTACGCACCCGGAACGGGACCTGGCGTAA
- a CDS encoding DUF4193 domain-containing protein, whose amino-acid sequence MATDYDTPRKTDDDLNEDSIEELKARRNDKSTSTVDVDEFEAAEGLELPGADLSNEELAVRVLPKQQDEFTCMSCFLVHHRSQLAREKNGQPICRDCD is encoded by the coding sequence ATGGCAACGGACTACGACACCCCACGCAAGACCGATGACGACCTCAACGAGGACAGCATCGAGGAACTCAAGGCCCGGAGGAACGACAAGTCCACCTCCACGGTCGACGTCGACGAGTTCGAGGCCGCAGAGGGTCTCGAACTTCCTGGGGCGGACCTCTCCAACGAGGAGCTGGCCGTCCGGGTGCTGCCCAAGCAGCAGGACGAGTTCACCTGCATGAGCTGCTTCCTGGTGCACCACCGGAGCCAGCTCGCGCGCGAGAAGAACGGCCAGCCCATCTGCCGCGACTGCGACTGA
- a CDS encoding DUF3710 domain-containing protein, which produces MFGRRKKTDSAEDTADVTGQAEEAADAEESATRRTALPPAPRPDGPWDASEVREPGEGRVDLGGLFVPGVEGMELRVEVAGDAIVAATVVLRDSAIQLQGFAAPKKEGIWGEVREEIGSGISQQGGIIEEVEGPLGWELRAQVPVQLPDGKSGYQVVRFVGVDGPRWFLRGVISGQGAVQPQAAGLLEQIFQDTVVVRGEGPMAPRDPIVLKLPDDAQMVPEGVQQENQQTSRFSGGMGQLARGPEITEIR; this is translated from the coding sequence GTGTTCGGACGTCGCAAGAAGACCGACTCCGCCGAGGACACGGCGGACGTGACCGGGCAGGCCGAGGAGGCCGCGGACGCCGAGGAGTCGGCGACGCGCCGGACGGCGCTGCCGCCGGCTCCGCGCCCCGACGGCCCCTGGGACGCCTCGGAGGTCCGCGAGCCCGGCGAGGGCCGCGTCGACCTCGGCGGTCTGTTCGTGCCCGGGGTGGAGGGCATGGAGCTGCGCGTGGAGGTGGCCGGGGACGCGATCGTCGCCGCCACCGTCGTCCTGCGGGACAGCGCCATCCAGCTCCAGGGCTTCGCCGCCCCCAAGAAGGAGGGCATCTGGGGCGAGGTCCGCGAGGAGATCGGTTCGGGCATCAGCCAGCAGGGCGGCATCATCGAGGAGGTCGAGGGCCCGCTCGGCTGGGAGCTGCGCGCGCAGGTCCCCGTCCAGCTCCCCGACGGCAAGAGCGGCTACCAGGTCGTCCGCTTCGTCGGCGTCGACGGCCCCCGCTGGTTCCTGCGCGGGGTCATCTCCGGCCAGGGCGCGGTCCAGCCGCAGGCGGCCGGGCTCCTGGAACAGATCTTCCAGGACACCGTCGTGGTGCGCGGCGAGGGCCCGATGGCCCCCCGCGACCCGATCGTCCTGAAGCTCCCGGACGACGCCCAGATGGTCCCCGAGGGGGTCCAGCAGGAGAACCAGCAGACCTCCCGCTTCTCCGGCGGCATGGGCCAGCTGGCGCGCGGCCCGGAGATCACCGAGATCCGCTGA
- a CDS encoding ferrochelatase translates to MSDVRDATPYDALLLLSFGGPEGPDDVVPFLRNVTHGRGIPEERLKEVGQHYYLFDGISPINAQNRDLLAALRADFAEHGVEVPVYWGNRNWSPYLPDTLREMVKEGHRRIAVLVTSAYASYSGCRQYRENLADALAALESEGLPAPRIDKLRHYFNHPGFLEPMIDGLIASLADLPEEVRDGAEIAFTTHSIPDAAADTSGPREDHGDGGAYVAQHLDTARVIAEAVRTRTGVDHPWSLVYQSRSGAPHIPWLEPDICDHLEERHAAGVPAVVMAPIGFVSDHMEVRYDLDTEATAKAAELGLPVRRSATVGADPRFAAAVRDLLLERAATERGEHPARCALGALGPSHDICPVGCCPARSPRPAAAGLD, encoded by the coding sequence ATGTCCGATGTGCGCGATGCGACCCCCTACGACGCCCTCCTGCTGCTCTCCTTCGGCGGTCCCGAGGGACCCGACGACGTCGTCCCCTTCCTGCGGAACGTGACGCACGGCCGCGGTATCCCCGAGGAGCGGCTGAAGGAGGTGGGGCAGCACTACTACCTGTTCGACGGGATCAGCCCCATCAACGCCCAGAACCGCGACCTCCTCGCCGCGCTGCGCGCCGACTTCGCGGAGCACGGCGTCGAGGTGCCGGTGTACTGGGGAAACCGGAACTGGAGCCCGTACCTGCCCGACACGCTGAGGGAGATGGTCAAGGAGGGACACCGCCGCATCGCCGTCCTCGTCACCAGCGCGTACGCCTCGTACTCGGGGTGCCGCCAGTACCGCGAGAACCTCGCCGACGCGCTGGCCGCGCTGGAGAGCGAGGGACTGCCGGCGCCGCGGATCGACAAGCTCCGCCACTACTTCAACCACCCGGGCTTCCTGGAGCCGATGATCGACGGGCTGATCGCCTCCCTCGCCGACCTGCCCGAAGAGGTCCGCGACGGCGCCGAGATCGCCTTCACCACGCACTCCATCCCGGACGCGGCCGCCGACACCTCCGGGCCCCGCGAGGACCACGGCGACGGCGGCGCCTACGTCGCGCAGCACCTCGACACCGCCCGGGTGATCGCCGAGGCGGTCCGGACGCGCACCGGCGTCGACCACCCGTGGTCGCTCGTCTACCAGTCGCGCAGCGGCGCCCCGCACATCCCGTGGCTGGAGCCGGACATCTGCGACCACCTGGAGGAACGCCACGCGGCCGGCGTCCCGGCCGTCGTCATGGCGCCGATCGGCTTCGTCTCGGACCACATGGAGGTCCGCTACGACCTCGACACCGAGGCCACCGCCAAGGCCGCCGAACTGGGTCTGCCGGTCCGCCGCTCCGCCACCGTCGGAGCCGACCCGCGCTTCGCCGCCGCCGTCCGCGACCTGCTGCTGGAACGCGCCGCCACCGAACGCGGCGAGCACCCCGCCCGCTGCGCCCTCGGGGCGCTCGGCCCCAGCCACGACATCTGCCCGGTGGGCTGCTGCCCCGCCCGCTCGCCGCGCCCCGCCGCCGCGGGCCTGGACTGA
- a CDS encoding DUF3093 domain-containing protein → MHPHTPQYAERLTAPRTWWALVAIVGITSALIVLPLGVLAMLGGLVVGSAAGAAGLSAYGSAQIRVVGDALVAGDARIPLSALGAAEPLDAEETVAWRSHKADPRAYMLLRSYIPTALRVEVTDPSDPTPYLYLSTRHPERLAAALSPVREG, encoded by the coding sequence ATGCATCCCCACACTCCGCAGTACGCCGAGCGCCTCACCGCACCCCGCACCTGGTGGGCGCTGGTGGCGATCGTCGGCATCACCTCGGCCCTGATCGTCCTGCCGCTCGGCGTGCTGGCGATGCTCGGCGGTCTGGTCGTCGGGTCGGCGGCCGGGGCCGCGGGGCTGAGCGCGTACGGCTCGGCGCAGATCCGCGTGGTGGGGGACGCGCTGGTCGCGGGCGACGCGCGCATCCCGCTGTCGGCACTCGGCGCGGCCGAGCCGCTGGACGCCGAGGAGACCGTGGCCTGGCGCAGCCACAAGGCGGACCCGCGCGCTTACATGCTGCTGCGCAGCTACATCCCGACGGCCCTGCGCGTCGAGGTCACCGACCCGTCCGACCCGACCCCGTACCTGTACCTCTCCACCCGCCACCCGGAGCGCCTGGCCGCGGCGCTGTCGCCCGTGCGCGAGGGATGA
- a CDS encoding D-arabinono-1,4-lactone oxidase: MDEQQTQGSTRTASPVRTRNGTWRNWAGTVASRPARETAPASAAELAGAVRDAAAHGMRVKAVGTGHSFTAAAATDGLLIRPDLLTGIQIDREAGTVTVAAGTPLKRLNVALAREGLSLTNMGDIMEQTVAGATSTGTHGTGRDSASLSAQITALELVTADGSVLTCSREENPEVFAAARIGLGALGVITSLTFAVEPVFLLRAREEPMGFDQVTAEFDQLVAENEHFEFYWFPHTGNCSTKRNNRSVGPAAPVGRLSGWFEDEFLSNGVFQAANTLGRAVPATIPSLARLSSRALSARTYTDIPYKVFTSPRRVRFVEMEYAVPREALVPVLRALRAMVDRSPLRVSFPVEVRTAPADDIALSTASGRETAYVAVHLYKGTPYQAYFTAAERIFTAHEGRPHWGKIHTRDAGYFAGAYPRFAEFTAVRDRLDPDRVFGNDYLRRVLGD, translated from the coding sequence ATGGACGAGCAGCAGACGCAGGGCAGCACCAGGACGGCGAGCCCGGTACGCACCCGGAACGGGACCTGGCGTAACTGGGCGGGGACGGTCGCCTCGCGCCCCGCGCGCGAGACCGCCCCGGCCTCCGCCGCCGAACTGGCCGGCGCGGTACGCGACGCGGCGGCGCACGGGATGCGGGTCAAGGCGGTCGGCACCGGCCACTCCTTCACCGCGGCGGCCGCCACCGACGGCCTGCTGATACGCCCCGACCTGCTGACCGGCATCCAGATCGACCGCGAGGCCGGCACGGTCACGGTGGCCGCCGGGACCCCGCTGAAGCGGCTCAACGTGGCCCTGGCCCGTGAGGGCCTGTCGCTCACCAACATGGGCGACATCATGGAGCAGACGGTGGCCGGGGCGACCAGTACCGGCACCCACGGCACCGGGCGTGACTCGGCCTCGCTCTCCGCGCAGATCACCGCGCTCGAACTGGTCACCGCCGACGGCTCGGTGCTCACCTGCTCCCGCGAGGAGAACCCCGAGGTCTTCGCCGCCGCCCGGATCGGGCTCGGCGCGCTCGGCGTGATCACCTCGCTGACCTTCGCGGTCGAACCGGTCTTCCTGCTGCGGGCCCGCGAGGAGCCGATGGGCTTCGACCAGGTCACGGCCGAGTTCGACCAGCTCGTCGCGGAGAACGAGCACTTCGAGTTCTACTGGTTCCCGCACACCGGCAACTGCTCCACCAAGCGGAACAACCGCAGCGTGGGACCGGCCGCACCGGTGGGCCGGCTCAGCGGCTGGTTCGAGGACGAGTTCCTCTCCAACGGCGTCTTCCAGGCGGCCAACACCCTGGGTCGCGCCGTCCCCGCGACCATCCCCTCACTGGCCCGCCTCTCCAGCCGCGCCCTGTCCGCGCGCACCTACACGGACATCCCCTACAAGGTCTTCACCTCCCCCCGCCGGGTCCGCTTCGTGGAGATGGAGTACGCCGTGCCGCGTGAGGCGCTCGTCCCCGTGCTGCGCGCACTGCGCGCGATGGTGGACCGCTCCCCGCTGCGGGTGAGCTTCCCGGTGGAGGTGCGGACCGCGCCCGCCGACGACATCGCCCTCTCCACCGCCTCCGGCCGCGAGACCGCCTACGTCGCGGTCCACCTCTACAAGGGCACGCCGTACCAGGCGTACTTCACCGCCGCCGAGCGGATCTTCACCGCCCACGAGGGGCGCCCGCACTGGGGCAAGATCCACACCAGGGACGCCGGGTACTTCGCCGGGGCGTACCCGCGGTTCGCCGAGTTCACCGCGGTACGCGACCGCCTGGACCCCGACCGGGTCTTCGGCAACGACTACCTGCGGCGCGTCCTCGGCGACTGA